From Novosphingobium resinovorum, the proteins below share one genomic window:
- a CDS encoding glutamate--tRNA ligase, with product MTVTRFAPSPTGHLHVGNIRTALHNFLLTKQAGGRFLLRIDDTDAARSKEEYVEAIRADLAWLGLHPEGEERQSARFAVYEEAFAKLEAASRVYPCWETPQELDLRRKVLLGRGLPPIYDRAALKLSAEEKAAKIAAGDLPHWRFLLDHAEPIGWDDGVRGAQKFDAAQMSDPVVRRADGSWLYMLPSVIDDIAMGVTSILRGEDHVSNTAAQVQMFTALGAPVPAFAHEALLVGTEGKLSKRLGSLGVAHLREVGIEPQALVALLGRLGTSDPVDPLLGLEELAGAFDLSHFGRAPARFDEAELERVNAAVVHALSFDAVAARLPEGMDAAAWEAIRPNLAKVGEAADWWAVVTGPVATAELSDEDRAFCTQAAEVLAGLEWGEGIWKALTGALKDATGRKGKALFLPLRQALTGMEHGPDMGALLPLIGRDAALERLRAVG from the coding sequence ATGACCGTTACCCGCTTCGCTCCTTCGCCCACCGGGCACCTTCACGTCGGCAACATCCGCACGGCGCTGCACAACTTCCTGCTGACCAAGCAGGCGGGCGGGCGCTTCCTGCTGCGCATCGACGATACCGACGCGGCGCGTTCGAAAGAGGAATATGTCGAGGCGATCCGTGCCGATCTGGCCTGGCTGGGCCTCCATCCCGAAGGTGAGGAGCGCCAGTCCGCGCGCTTTGCCGTCTACGAGGAAGCCTTCGCGAAGCTGGAAGCAGCGAGCCGCGTCTATCCGTGCTGGGAGACGCCGCAGGAACTGGATTTGCGCCGCAAGGTGCTGCTGGGGCGCGGTCTTCCGCCGATTTACGACCGCGCGGCGCTGAAGCTTTCGGCCGAGGAAAAGGCCGCGAAGATCGCGGCGGGCGACCTGCCGCACTGGCGCTTCCTGCTCGATCATGCCGAGCCGATCGGCTGGGACGACGGCGTGCGCGGGGCGCAGAAATTCGACGCCGCGCAGATGAGCGATCCCGTCGTGCGCCGCGCCGACGGTTCGTGGCTCTATATGCTGCCCTCGGTGATCGACGACATCGCCATGGGCGTGACCAGCATCCTGCGCGGCGAGGACCATGTGTCCAATACGGCGGCGCAGGTGCAGATGTTCACCGCGCTCGGCGCTCCGGTGCCCGCGTTCGCGCATGAGGCGCTACTGGTGGGGACCGAGGGCAAGCTGTCGAAGCGTCTCGGCTCGCTGGGCGTCGCGCATCTGCGGGAAGTCGGGATCGAGCCGCAAGCGCTGGTGGCGCTGCTCGGACGGCTGGGGACGAGCGATCCGGTCGATCCGCTGCTGGGGCTGGAGGAGTTGGCGGGGGCCTTTGATCTTTCGCACTTCGGCCGCGCGCCTGCGCGGTTTGACGAGGCGGAACTGGAGCGCGTGAACGCCGCCGTGGTCCATGCGCTTAGCTTCGATGCCGTGGCCGCGCGGCTGCCCGAGGGGATGGACGCGGCGGCTTGGGAAGCGATTCGCCCGAACCTCGCCAAAGTGGGCGAGGCGGCCGACTGGTGGGCTGTCGTGACGGGGCCGGTGGCGACGGCGGAATTGTCCGACGAGGACCGGGCCTTCTGCACGCAGGCTGCCGAGGTGCTGGCCGGGCTGGAGTGGGGCGAGGGAATTTGGAAGGCGCTGACGGGGGCGCTCAAGGACGCCACCGGGCGCAAGGGCAAGGCGCTGTTTCTGCCTTTGCGTCAGGCGCTTACGGGCATGGAGCATGGGCCGGACATGGGTGCGCTGCTGCCGCTGATCGGGCGCGATGCGGCGTTGGAGCGGCTGCGGGCGGTGGGATAA
- a CDS encoding benzoate/H(+) symporter BenE family transporter — MPLRSSISAAPPLAAWTSAFIAALVGFGGTVPLIVQAMRGLGADAGQVGSAVTALCLGIAVCGGLLSLRLRIPVVLAWSTPGAALLVASAGAVSWPVAIGAFLAAAAMMCVLAVVPVLERAAQRIPASVASAMLAGVLLPFCLQLFRTLESDALLVCVLLVVFVIARQRLPLYALLLVLGAGIAVLLLRGDLAGHHGGSLLGSLRPVAPRFDWRAVTSIGVPLFLVTLVSQNLPGLVVLRSAGYAPAPRPLLLSTGLATLLLAPFGAHGVNLAAITAAICTGSDAHPDAAGRWVVGVIYAGFYLLLALFSTPLVLFFLAMPSSAIAALTGIALIAPLSGAVEQMLVEKSERDAAILTFAATASGVSLLGVGSAFWGLLAGFAALAAKWAFARRN, encoded by the coding sequence ATGCCTTTGCGTTCTTCGATATCCGCCGCTCCGCCGCTCGCAGCCTGGACTTCCGCTTTCATTGCCGCTCTGGTGGGCTTCGGGGGCACGGTCCCGCTTATCGTCCAGGCGATGCGCGGACTGGGCGCGGACGCGGGGCAGGTCGGCTCCGCGGTGACCGCCTTGTGCCTGGGCATCGCCGTATGCGGCGGGCTGCTGTCGCTTCGCCTGCGGATACCGGTCGTGCTGGCATGGTCGACGCCGGGCGCCGCATTGCTGGTGGCCAGCGCCGGAGCGGTAAGCTGGCCCGTCGCGATCGGTGCGTTTCTTGCGGCGGCCGCGATGATGTGCGTGCTGGCGGTAGTACCCGTGCTGGAGCGGGCGGCGCAGCGGATCCCCGCCTCGGTCGCCTCGGCGATGCTGGCGGGCGTGCTGTTGCCGTTCTGCCTGCAGCTGTTCCGGACCTTGGAAAGCGACGCCCTGCTGGTCTGCGTACTGCTGGTGGTTTTCGTCATCGCTCGCCAGCGGCTGCCGCTCTATGCCCTGTTGCTGGTGCTGGGCGCCGGTATCGCGGTCCTGCTGCTGCGCGGCGATCTCGCCGGTCATCACGGCGGGTCCTTGCTGGGGAGCCTGCGGCCGGTCGCTCCCCGGTTCGACTGGCGCGCGGTGACCTCCATCGGGGTGCCGCTGTTCCTGGTGACGCTGGTGTCGCAGAACCTGCCTGGCCTCGTGGTATTGCGTTCGGCCGGCTATGCGCCGGCGCCGCGGCCCTTGCTTCTGAGTACGGGCCTGGCGACGCTCCTGCTGGCACCGTTCGGCGCGCATGGCGTGAACCTTGCGGCGATCACGGCCGCGATCTGTACGGGGTCAGACGCGCATCCCGATGCTGCAGGCCGCTGGGTGGTCGGCGTGATCTATGCCGGTTTCTATCTGCTTCTGGCGCTGTTCTCGACGCCGCTGGTGCTGTTCTTCCTCGCGATGCCCTCATCCGCGATCGCCGCGCTGACCGGGATTGCGCTGATCGCCCCGCTTTCGGGTGCGGTGGAGCAGATGCTGGTCGAGAAGTCCGAGCGCGATGCTGCGATCCTGACGTTCGCAGCCACCGCTTCGGGTGTCTCGCTGCTGGGCGTCGGCTCGGCGTTCTGGGGGCTGCTGGCGGGATTCGCGGCACTGGCGGCAAAGTGGGCGTTTGCGCGCCGAAATTGA
- a CDS encoding TonB-dependent siderophore receptor: protein MRLPVRHSLLASTLLIAPALHGTAHANEAETATNSDTIVVTAGLEQSSSATALALPVKETPQSVTIIDRKRIEDFAITNVNDLLEQAVGVNVERVETDRTYFSSRGFDVSNFQVDGIGLPLAWGIQFGDLDTALFENVEIVRGANAIMTGIGNPSATVNYVRKRPTDELKFTGSAQLGTRDYWRAEGDANIPLTDTLAVRAIYAHEDRDGYLSYNHVNRDVYGAILRWQATPSLRATVGYTRQENDADGVLWGAIPLVYTDGTRIDLKRSATTSADWTYWNTKDQSVFGELVYDFGGGWSATGIATYRRFQENAKLLYAYGYPDRETGEGVYGMAGIYPSDYKQYLGDVYVSGPFRLFGREHKLAFGVSVSKSDAKEYENFSEDTVVYPSPSEWGETGIPEPSYPGSYLAADYSDRLTRVYGAAHLVLTDRVKAVVGASAMWIKSTGFSYGADQARKDSKVSPYVGAVYELTPNVSFYASYTDIYNPQVEVGIDGARLDPAKGTSLEGGIKSTWLDGKLYATAAVFKAKQKGLAEYAGYFDEDGCPVGVDGVACNGKAGGSYYDPQDTTSTGFEVELSGQVTHNWTLSGGFTYLDIENADGDDTRTWIPTKSLKLASTYSVPELNDLKLGAQLRVQNATTAVVSDLSAYGGVEGDVTLKQKGYAILDLMAGVRVVEHVRASVNVRNVTNVKYLNSLKWGQAFYGAPRSAVVTLSVEY from the coding sequence ATGCGCCTGCCCGTCCGGCATTCCCTGCTCGCCAGCACGCTCCTGATCGCGCCCGCCCTTCATGGCACGGCTCATGCCAACGAGGCGGAAACTGCGACCAATTCCGACACCATCGTCGTCACCGCGGGCCTCGAACAATCCAGTTCGGCCACCGCGCTGGCGCTGCCGGTCAAGGAGACGCCGCAGTCGGTCACCATCATCGACCGCAAGCGCATCGAGGATTTCGCGATCACCAACGTCAACGACCTGCTCGAACAGGCCGTGGGCGTGAATGTCGAGCGGGTCGAGACCGACCGTACCTATTTCTCCTCGCGCGGGTTCGACGTGTCGAACTTCCAGGTCGACGGCATCGGCCTGCCGCTCGCCTGGGGCATCCAGTTCGGCGACCTCGACACCGCTCTGTTCGAGAACGTCGAGATCGTGCGCGGCGCCAACGCTATCATGACCGGAATCGGCAACCCCTCGGCCACCGTCAACTATGTGCGCAAGCGGCCGACCGACGAATTGAAGTTCACCGGATCGGCGCAACTGGGCACGCGCGACTACTGGCGCGCCGAGGGCGATGCCAACATTCCTCTCACCGACACGCTGGCCGTGCGGGCGATCTACGCGCATGAGGACCGCGACGGCTACCTTTCGTACAACCACGTCAACCGCGACGTCTACGGCGCCATCCTGCGCTGGCAGGCCACTCCGTCGCTGCGCGCGACGGTGGGCTACACGCGGCAGGAAAACGATGCCGACGGCGTGCTGTGGGGCGCGATCCCGCTGGTCTACACCGACGGCACCCGCATCGACCTCAAGCGCTCGGCTACGACCTCGGCCGACTGGACCTACTGGAATACCAAGGACCAGAGCGTATTCGGCGAACTGGTCTATGATTTCGGCGGAGGCTGGTCGGCCACCGGCATCGCGACCTACCGCCGTTTCCAGGAGAACGCCAAGCTGCTCTATGCATACGGCTACCCTGACCGTGAGACCGGCGAGGGCGTCTACGGCATGGCCGGTATCTATCCTTCGGACTACAAGCAGTACCTTGGCGACGTCTACGTCTCCGGCCCGTTCCGGCTTTTCGGACGCGAGCACAAGCTGGCCTTCGGTGTCTCGGTCTCGAAGTCCGACGCCAAGGAGTACGAGAACTTTTCCGAGGACACGGTCGTCTACCCAAGCCCTTCCGAATGGGGCGAGACCGGCATCCCCGAGCCCAGCTATCCCGGCAGTTACCTTGCCGCCGACTACAGCGACCGCCTGACCCGCGTATACGGCGCCGCGCACCTCGTCCTGACCGACCGGGTCAAGGCCGTAGTCGGCGCCAGCGCGATGTGGATCAAGTCGACCGGCTTTTCCTACGGCGCGGATCAGGCACGCAAGGACAGCAAGGTCAGCCCCTATGTCGGCGCGGTCTATGAACTGACGCCGAACGTCTCGTTCTACGCCAGCTACACCGACATCTATAACCCGCAGGTCGAAGTCGGCATCGACGGCGCGCGCCTCGATCCCGCCAAGGGCACCAGCCTTGAAGGCGGCATCAAGAGCACCTGGCTGGACGGCAAGCTCTATGCAACCGCCGCCGTATTCAAGGCCAAGCAGAAGGGCCTCGCCGAATATGCCGGCTACTTCGATGAGGACGGCTGCCCCGTCGGCGTCGACGGCGTCGCCTGCAACGGCAAGGCGGGCGGCAGCTACTACGACCCGCAGGACACCACCTCGACCGGCTTCGAGGTGGAGCTTTCAGGCCAGGTCACGCACAACTGGACTCTATCGGGCGGCTTCACGTACCTCGACATCGAGAACGCCGACGGCGACGATACCCGTACCTGGATCCCGACCAAGTCCCTCAAGCTGGCGAGCACCTATTCGGTGCCTGAACTGAACGACCTCAAGCTGGGCGCACAACTGCGCGTGCAGAATGCGACGACGGCCGTGGTCAGCGACTTGTCCGCCTATGGCGGCGTCGAAGGCGACGTGACGCTGAAGCAGAAGGGCTACGCGATCCTCGATCTCATGGCCGGGGTGCGCGTGGTCGAGCACGTGCGCGCCAGCGTCAACGTGCGCAACGTCACGAACGTGAAGTACCTCAACAGC